GCAATTAAATCTCCTCTGCTGGCTTCTACCAGTTCCACTTCTTTACCAAAACAATCTGATGATTCGCATATCGGACCTACTACATCATAAGGTTTTGTCGCTTTTGTCTGATCATCCAGGTAAGAAATATTTTCTATTTTATGGTAAGCCTGATATAAAGCAGGGCGCATTAACTCTGTCATACCAGCATCTACTACTACAAAATCTTTCTTGATACCATGTTTCAGGTAAAGTACTTTTGTAATTAAACTGGCACTTTGTGCCACCAAAGCTCTACCTAACTCGAAATGAACTTCCTGATGAGGTTTCACTTCTAAAAAATCATTAAATATTTTGAAGTAGGTTTCGAAATCAGCAACACTATGTTCATCCGGATGATGGTAATCTACACCTAAACCGCCACCAACATTCAATACTTTAACAGTTACACCTCTTTCTTCGAACCATTGTTGAATCTCATTTACTTTCACACAAAGGCTCTTAAACACATTCATGTCTGTAATCTGAGAACCAACATGAAAATGAACCCCAAGGAACTTAATATTTTCTGAAGCTTTTAAAGTATCTACTATCTTTGGTAAGTCCCATGAATTCACACCAAATTTATTCTCATCCAAACCTGTTGTGATGTAATGATGTGTATGTGCATCAACATTTGGATTAACCCTAATGGCAACAGAAGCTTTTTTTCCCTTTTTTCCGGCTAATTCGTTGATCACTTCCAGTTCGTGAACAGACTCTACATTGAAACAGAAAATATCGTTATCCAGAGCCAAATTGATTTCTGCATCGGACTTACCTACTCCAGCAAATACGATATCATTGTTTGTAAAACCTGTTTCGATTGCCCTGCTTACCTCTCCGCCAGATACGCAATCTGCACCAAAGCCAATTTCTTTAATTGCAGAAAGCACTCTTTTATTGAAATTAGATTTTACCGCGAAATGCACATGAAAACCATATTTCGAAGAAGCATCTTTACATGATTTTAAGGTTTGTTGAAGCAAGCCCATATCGTAGTAATAGAATGGAGTTTCCTTACCTACAAATTTCTCTACGATTGCACTATTAAACATTTTTCCCATCGTCTTCTGCCATTAATTAGTTTCAAACAAACCTTTATGTAAACTTCTCAAAGTCTCTATTTTATCCTCGCCTCTGATTAAAAGAGAAACGTTATGATTGCTACCTCCATAAGAAATCATTCTTAAAGGAATATGCTTTAAAGCTTCGAATATTTTTGCTGCCCCACCATGAGTGCTTGCACCCAAATCGCCCACAATACAAATGATTGTCTGGTTAACATCAACTTCTACAATACCAAAATCATTCAGCTCACGAGTAATTTCTCCCAGATATTTAGTTTCATCGATTGTTAATGATACCGCAACCTCTGAAGTTGTAATCATATCAATCGGCGTTTTATAACGCTCGAAAACTTCAAAAACTCTTCTTAAGAAACCATAAGCTAACAGCATTCTGCTAGATTGAATTTTGATAGCTGTAATACCATCTTTTGCAGCAATAGATTTGATAGGCTCTGCAGAGCTTTCGCTACTGATTAAAGTTCCGAATGCCTGAGGATCCATTGTATTTAAAATCCTAACTGGTATTTTATAACGTTGCGCAGGGAATACACATTGCGGATGCAAAACTTTCGCACCAAAATAGGCCAGCTCCGCAGCTTCATCAAAAGTTAGATGAGAAATTGGTCGCGTACCTTTTACAATACGAGGGTCATTGTTGTGCATGCCGTCAATATCTGTCCAAATCTGAACTTCGTCTGCTTTAATTCCAGCTCCAATTAAAGAAGCAGTGTAATCACTTCCTCCTCTTCTCAGATTGTCTATTTCTCCAAAAGAATTTCTACAAATGTAGCCTTGAGTAATAAACAGATTGTTATCATCAACCAACAATGGTGTTAATTTTTCTGTAATATAATCTACAACAGGCTCATTGTCTTCATCAATTTTCATGAAGTCTAAAGCTGGTAGCAACACAGATTTAACACCTATTTCTTTTAAATAGATATGGTATAAAGTAGTAGAAATTAGCTCGCCTTGTGCTAAAACGGCTTTTTCTTCTACCGCAGTGAATAAATCATTTGAAAATGAAGATAACAGATCAAAATGATAATCTATTAATTCTTTTCCTTCAGCCAGAAATTCATCCTTAGCAAAAAGTTCTTTGATAAAAATCTCGTACTTATCCTTAAGCGCCTTAATTAACTCAGCAGCCTTGTCCTTATCATTAGCTAAATAAGCTTGCGAAATTTCGACAAGACTATTGGTTGTACCAGAAACAGCAGACAATACGATGATT
This genomic interval from Pseudopedobacter saltans DSM 12145 contains the following:
- a CDS encoding aspartate kinase gives rise to the protein MKVLKFGGTSVGSPERMKKLLDIVNPSERQIIVLSAVSGTTNSLVEISQAYLANDKDKAAELIKALKDKYEIFIKELFAKDEFLAEGKELIDYHFDLLSSFSNDLFTAVEEKAVLAQGELISTTLYHIYLKEIGVKSVLLPALDFMKIDEDNEPVVDYITEKLTPLLVDDNNLFITQGYICRNSFGEIDNLRRGGSDYTASLIGAGIKADEVQIWTDIDGMHNNDPRIVKGTRPISHLTFDEAAELAYFGAKVLHPQCVFPAQRYKIPVRILNTMDPQAFGTLISSESSAEPIKSIAAKDGITAIKIQSSRMLLAYGFLRRVFEVFERYKTPIDMITTSEVAVSLTIDETKYLGEITRELNDFGIVEVDVNQTIICIVGDLGASTHGGAAKIFEALKHIPLRMISYGGSNHNVSLLIRGEDKIETLRSLHKGLFETN
- the lysA gene encoding diaminopimelate decarboxylase, whose product is MGKMFNSAIVEKFVGKETPFYYYDMGLLQQTLKSCKDASSKYGFHVHFAVKSNFNKRVLSAIKEIGFGADCVSGGEVSRAIETGFTNNDIVFAGVGKSDAEINLALDNDIFCFNVESVHELEVINELAGKKGKKASVAIRVNPNVDAHTHHYITTGLDENKFGVNSWDLPKIVDTLKASENIKFLGVHFHVGSQITDMNVFKSLCVKVNEIQQWFEERGVTVKVLNVGGGLGVDYHHPDEHSVADFETYFKIFNDFLEVKPHQEVHFELGRALVAQSASLITKVLYLKHGIKKDFVVVDAGMTELMRPALYQAYHKIENISYLDDQTKATKPYDVVGPICESSDCFGKEVELVEASRGDLIALRTAGAYGEVMASFYNLRPGIRSVYSDEL